From Pagrus major chromosome 2, Pma_NU_1.0, one genomic window encodes:
- the psph gene encoding phosphoserine phosphatase isoform X1, which translates to MLKLLVPYQRCLYDTMASLSQTKELFRRADAVCFDVDSTVIKEEGIDELAKFCGVGDAVTEMTRKAMGGSMTFKTALTERLSIIRCSREQVNKLITDHPPQLTPGIRELVDRLHQRNIKVFLISGGFRCIVEHVATQLNIPLHHVYANRLKFYFNGEYAGFDESQPTAESGGKGKVISMLKEQYGFKTVVMIGDGATDLEASPPASAFIGFGGNVVRQQVKERSSWYVTSFGELLKELEKI; encoded by the exons ATGCTGAAGCTCTTAGTGCCTTACCAACGCTGCTTATACGA CACGATGGCATCACTTTCACAGACAAAGGAGCTCTTCAGGAGAGCAGACGCTGTGTGTTTCGATGTGGACAGCACAGTCATCAAAGAAGAAGGCATAGATGAACTTGCCAAGTTTTGTGGTGTGGGGGATGCAGTCACTGAAAT GACTCGCAAAGCAATGGGTGGCTCCATGACATTTAAAACAGCCCTGACTGAGCGTCTTTCCATCATCCGGTGCTCAAGAGAACAAGTGAACAAACTGATAACAGATCAcccacctcagctgactccaGGGATCAG GGAGCTCGTGGACCGTCTGCACCAGCGCAACATAAAGGTGTTCCTCATCTCAGGCGGCTTCCGCTGCATTGTTGAACATGTGGCCACTCAGCTAAACATTCCTCTGCATCACGTCTACGCCAACCGGCTCAAGTTCTACTTCAATG gaGAGTACGCTGGTTTTGATGAGAGTCAGCCCACAGCTGAGAGCGGTGGAAAAGGAAAGGTCATCAGCATGCTGAAGGAACAATACGGCTTCAAGACTGTGGTGATGATCGGAGACGGAGCTACTGATCTTGAGGCATCCCCTCCTGCT AGTGCTTTCATTGGATTCGGAGGGAACGTCGTTAGGCAGCAGGTTAAGGAGCGGTCTTCGTGGTACGTGACGAGCTTCGGGGAGCTGCTAAAGGAACTGGAGAAGATTTAA
- the psph gene encoding phosphoserine phosphatase isoform X2 yields the protein MASLSQTKELFRRADAVCFDVDSTVIKEEGIDELAKFCGVGDAVTEMTRKAMGGSMTFKTALTERLSIIRCSREQVNKLITDHPPQLTPGIRELVDRLHQRNIKVFLISGGFRCIVEHVATQLNIPLHHVYANRLKFYFNGEYAGFDESQPTAESGGKGKVISMLKEQYGFKTVVMIGDGATDLEASPPASAFIGFGGNVVRQQVKERSSWYVTSFGELLKELEKI from the exons ATGGCATCACTTTCACAGACAAAGGAGCTCTTCAGGAGAGCAGACGCTGTGTGTTTCGATGTGGACAGCACAGTCATCAAAGAAGAAGGCATAGATGAACTTGCCAAGTTTTGTGGTGTGGGGGATGCAGTCACTGAAAT GACTCGCAAAGCAATGGGTGGCTCCATGACATTTAAAACAGCCCTGACTGAGCGTCTTTCCATCATCCGGTGCTCAAGAGAACAAGTGAACAAACTGATAACAGATCAcccacctcagctgactccaGGGATCAG GGAGCTCGTGGACCGTCTGCACCAGCGCAACATAAAGGTGTTCCTCATCTCAGGCGGCTTCCGCTGCATTGTTGAACATGTGGCCACTCAGCTAAACATTCCTCTGCATCACGTCTACGCCAACCGGCTCAAGTTCTACTTCAATG gaGAGTACGCTGGTTTTGATGAGAGTCAGCCCACAGCTGAGAGCGGTGGAAAAGGAAAGGTCATCAGCATGCTGAAGGAACAATACGGCTTCAAGACTGTGGTGATGATCGGAGACGGAGCTACTGATCTTGAGGCATCCCCTCCTGCT AGTGCTTTCATTGGATTCGGAGGGAACGTCGTTAGGCAGCAGGTTAAGGAGCGGTCTTCGTGGTACGTGACGAGCTTCGGGGAGCTGCTAAAGGAACTGGAGAAGATTTAA
- the nipsnap2 gene encoding protein NipSnap homolog 2 gives MATGVLHRVSGGLGRAKSTAQSAGQLVVWTRGFATSSSRNREDSWFKSLFVRKVDPRKDAHSNLLTKNEESNLYKIQFHNVKPECLDAYNKLCEDVLPSIHADKYYPCELVGTWNTWYGEQDQAVHLWRYRGGYPALTEVMNKLKQNQDFTAYRKERGKMLMSRRNQLLLEFSFWNEPVPREGPNIYELRSYQLRPGTMIEWGNYWARAIGYRQHNREAVGGFFSQIGDLYMVHHLWAYKDLQSREDTRNGAWQQEGWDEVVYYTVPLIQHMDSRIMIPTKASPLQ, from the exons ATGGCGACTGGAGTCCTTCACAGAGTCAGCGGTGGCCTGGGTCGGGCTAAAAGCACGGCCCAGTCCGCCGGACAGCTCGTCGTGTGGACCAG GGGGTTTGCAACatcaagcagcagaaacagagaggacagCTGGTTTAAGTCGCTGTTTGTGAGGAAAGTTGATCCCAGGAAAGATGCACACTCCAACCTACTGACCAAAAATGAGGAAAGCAACCTGTACAAAATTCAGT TCCATAACGTCAAGCCAGAGTGCCTGGATGCATACAACAAACTCTG TGAGGATGTTTTGCCCTCCATCCATGCTGATAAGTACTACCCCTGTGAGCTGGTGGGCACCTGGAATACCTGGTATGGAGAACAAGACCAGGCTG TTCATCTGTGGCGTTACAGAGGTGGATACCCAGCTCTGacagaagtgatgaacaagctcAAGCAGAATCAG GACTTCACAGCGTACAGGAAGGAGCGGGGTAAGATGCTGATGTCTCGCAGAAACCAGCTCCTGCTGGAGTTCAGCTTCTGGAACGAGCCCGTACCCCGAGAGGGCCCAAACATCTACGAGCTCAGGTCCTACCAGCTCAGG CCAGGAACCATGATCGAGTGGGGTAATTACTG GGCCAGGGCCATCGGATACCGCCAGCACAACAGAGAAGCTGTGGGAGGGTTTTTCTCACAGATCGGTGACCTCTATATGGTTCATCACCTCTGGG CTTATAAAGACCTTCAGTCCAGAGAAGACACGAGGAATGGCGCCTGGCAGCAGGAGGGCTGGGACGAGGTGGTGTATTACACAG TTCCTCTCATTCAGCATATGGATTCCAGGATTATGATCCCGACAAAGGCTTCCCCGTTGCAGTGA